The following are encoded together in the Flavobacterium sp. TR2 genome:
- a CDS encoding glycoside hydrolase family 95 protein: protein MKKYSFNLLFFFGISIFAQAQSDLKLWYKTPSGDVWENALPIGNGFQGAMVYGNVGKEILQLNESTVWSGSPNRNDNPLAKEALAQIRQFLFQGEYKKAEKLINETIITKKSHGQMFQPVGNLELNFPDQKHSDYYRELDIENAVAKTMYKVNGVTFTREAFTSFTDRVLVIRLSADKPGQLSFAVGFTSEHKKQKIIINNNEISLWGKTSDHEGVEGKVQFNALAKLKVEGGNISAVDNTLKVDKADSAVIMVSIASNFVNYNDLSGDENKLAKSYLDKAFVKNYDKMKTAHIAAYQKYFKRVKLDLGATEQAKLPTDERLSNFRNVSDPSFVTLYYQYGRYLLISSSQPGGQAANLQGIWNRSMTPAWDSKYTININTEMNYWPAEKTNLSEMHEPLLKMIQELSETGQETARVMYGARGWMAHHNTDIWRVNGAVDGATWGVWNAGGGWLSQHIWEHYLYTGDAAYLKSAYEILKGAALFYADFLVEDPANGWLVIAPGNSPENTPIAHQNSAMTAGSTMDNQIVFDVFSTLIKASEVLQKDAAFADSLKILRKKLPPMQIGRYNQLQEWLDDVDDPKDNHRHISHLYGLYPSNQISAYRTPELFAAAKNTLLQRSDVSTGWSMGWKVNWWAKMQDGNHAYSLIQNQLTPLGVNHEGGGTYNNLFDAHPPFQIDGNFGCTSGITEMLMQSSDGAMHLLPALPDALKEYGQISGLKARGGFEIKDLKWKNGKIIALTIYSNLGGNLRLRTPNELILKKSKDLKIASGENPNLFFAVEETEKPIISKESNLQLLKINTSYLYDRMTEKGKTYTFYFQ from the coding sequence ATGAAAAAGTATTCATTTAATCTGCTGTTTTTCTTTGGGATTTCCATATTCGCTCAAGCGCAATCAGATCTTAAACTTTGGTACAAAACTCCGTCAGGTGATGTTTGGGAAAACGCATTGCCAATAGGAAATGGTTTTCAGGGCGCCATGGTTTATGGGAATGTCGGAAAAGAAATTCTTCAGTTAAATGAAAGCACCGTTTGGAGCGGAAGCCCTAACAGAAATGATAATCCGCTGGCAAAAGAAGCTTTGGCTCAGATAAGACAATTTCTTTTTCAGGGAGAATATAAAAAAGCCGAAAAACTCATCAATGAGACTATCATTACCAAAAAATCTCACGGCCAGATGTTTCAGCCTGTCGGGAATTTGGAACTGAATTTCCCAGATCAGAAACATTCCGATTATTATCGTGAACTGGATATTGAAAATGCAGTTGCAAAAACAATGTACAAAGTAAATGGAGTGACTTTTACGAGAGAAGCTTTTACCTCTTTTACAGACAGAGTTTTAGTTATTAGACTTTCAGCCGATAAGCCTGGACAGCTATCATTTGCAGTTGGTTTTACATCAGAACATAAGAAGCAAAAAATTATAATTAATAATAATGAAATTTCACTTTGGGGAAAGACAAGTGATCATGAAGGAGTAGAAGGAAAGGTTCAGTTTAATGCATTGGCAAAGTTAAAAGTCGAAGGCGGAAATATAAGTGCAGTTGATAATACTTTAAAAGTCGATAAAGCAGATTCAGCGGTAATCATGGTTTCTATAGCTTCAAACTTTGTAAATTATAATGATTTAAGCGGTGATGAAAATAAACTCGCTAAATCTTATCTCGATAAAGCGTTTGTCAAGAATTATGATAAGATGAAAACCGCCCATATTGCTGCGTATCAAAAGTATTTCAAAAGAGTAAAACTTGATTTAGGAGCTACAGAACAAGCTAAATTGCCTACAGACGAGAGACTATCCAATTTTAGAAATGTTTCAGATCCTTCTTTTGTAACCTTGTATTATCAATACGGAAGATATCTGCTAATTTCTTCCTCACAGCCTGGAGGTCAGGCTGCAAATCTGCAGGGAATCTGGAATCGCAGCATGACACCGGCATGGGACAGCAAATATACCATCAACATTAATACCGAAATGAATTACTGGCCAGCCGAAAAAACAAACCTTTCTGAAATGCATGAGCCTTTGCTGAAAATGATTCAGGAGCTTTCAGAGACAGGACAGGAAACCGCCAGAGTAATGTATGGAGCGAGAGGCTGGATGGCGCATCATAATACCGATATTTGGAGAGTTAATGGCGCAGTTGATGGCGCTACGTGGGGAGTGTGGAATGCGGGCGGAGGATGGCTGAGCCAGCATATTTGGGAACATTATTTATATACTGGCGATGCGGCATATTTAAAGTCTGCTTACGAAATATTAAAAGGAGCAGCTCTTTTTTATGCTGACTTTCTTGTGGAAGACCCTGCAAACGGATGGCTGGTCATAGCACCTGGAAATTCACCTGAAAATACGCCAATAGCACATCAAAATTCGGCAATGACAGCAGGTTCTACCATGGACAATCAAATTGTGTTTGATGTTTTTAGCACGCTGATAAAAGCTTCAGAAGTTCTACAGAAAGACGCAGCATTTGCAGACAGTCTTAAAATACTGAGAAAGAAACTGCCTCCTATGCAGATAGGCAGATACAATCAGCTTCAAGAATGGCTCGATGACGTGGATGACCCAAAAGATAATCACCGCCATATTTCACATTTGTATGGTTTGTATCCGTCTAATCAGATTTCGGCGTATAGAACTCCAGAGCTCTTTGCCGCTGCAAAAAATACACTGCTGCAAAGAAGCGATGTATCTACAGGATGGAGCATGGGTTGGAAAGTAAACTGGTGGGCAAAAATGCAGGACGGCAATCATGCCTACAGCTTAATTCAGAATCAGCTGACACCGCTTGGCGTAAATCACGAAGGAGGCGGAACCTATAATAACCTTTTTGATGCGCATCCTCCTTTTCAGATCGATGGTAATTTTGGCTGTACTTCTGGAATCACCGAGATGCTGATGCAGAGTTCAGATGGAGCAATGCATCTGCTTCCTGCTTTGCCAGATGCCTTAAAAGAATACGGACAAATAAGCGGTTTAAAAGCGAGAGGAGGTTTTGAAATAAAAGATTTAAAGTGGAAAAATGGAAAAATAATCGCTTTAACTATTTATTCTAATCTGGGCGGCAATCTAAGATTAAGAACTCCTAATGAGCTTATACTAAAAAAAAGCAAAGATTTGAAAATAGCATCAGGAGAAAATCCAAATCTATTTTTTGCAGTGGAAGAAACCGAAAAACCAATTATTTCTAAGGAATCAAACCTTCAGCTTCTAAAAATTAACACATCTTATTTGTATGATAGGATGACTGAAAAAGGGAAAACCTATACTTTTTACTTTCAATAA
- a CDS encoding alpha/beta hydrolase-fold protein, which yields MKSIIRFFAITVLFLTGQNGYSQDPNFHVYLSFGQSNMEGAAPIEAEDKINIDPRFQVLEAVNCPDLNREMGKWYTAIPPLCRCKTGLTLTDNFGRTMVANLPKNIKVGIVNVAVGGCKIELFDKDNFENYMKTAPDWMLGMIKEYNGSPYARLVEMAKIAQKTGVIKGILLHQGESNTGDTLWPKKVKIVYDNLMKDLNLNPKKVPLLSGETVHEEQKGKCASMNKIIATLPQTIPTSYVISSKGCAVAPDFLHFSAAGYRDLGKRYAERMLSLLGYKSDSPKEPFIVQAPFGFDQLNPAVPAGKVETVSYDSKTVGTVRKATIYTPPGFGKNKKYPVLYLLHGIGGDEKEWLNGGSPQIILDNLYAEGKLQPMIVVMPNGRAMKDDSATGNIMAPDKVQAFSDFEKDLLKDLIPFIEKKYNVYKDREHRAIAGLSMGGGQSLNFGLTNLDKFAWVGGFSSAPNTKKTEELVPNPEETKKKLKLLWISCGDNDWLLENSKRTHDYLFKNNVPHIYYLEPGVHDFKVWKNSLYMFSQLLFKPVDESSFAKYTVLGTTAQTNIRNAKYPQILPDNRVIFKVNAPEASKVQIDLGRKYDMQKDGQGVWNLTTDVINGGFNYYSLLIDGVAVADPSSETFYGMGRMASGIEIPKRDGDFYELKTVPHGEIRIMKYFSKGTNSWREMYVYTPPGYETSTEKFPVLYLLHGGGEDQRGWSTQGKANLILDNLIAENKAKKMLIVMLDGNMGNAGGIAGFGEETLKAFENELKNEAIPFVETNFKIAAGNKNRALAGLSMGGLQTLYAGIKNSDMFSSLGIFSSGWWANNPKLSDPQYEFIKKNASSINANLKDFWISMGGKEDIAYENCKIMMQKFDQLGIKYSYSEYSGGHTWPVWRHDLMMYSQLLFK from the coding sequence ATGAAATCAATAATTAGATTTTTCGCAATAACAGTTCTTTTTTTAACGGGACAGAATGGATATTCTCAAGATCCAAATTTTCATGTTTATTTAAGTTTTGGACAGTCCAACATGGAAGGCGCTGCTCCGATAGAAGCTGAAGACAAAATAAATATTGATCCTCGTTTTCAGGTTCTGGAAGCTGTAAACTGTCCTGATCTGAATAGAGAAATGGGAAAATGGTATACCGCAATACCGCCATTATGCCGATGCAAAACAGGGTTGACACTAACAGACAATTTTGGAAGAACAATGGTTGCCAATCTTCCTAAAAACATAAAAGTAGGAATAGTAAATGTGGCTGTCGGAGGGTGTAAAATAGAACTTTTTGATAAAGATAACTTTGAGAACTACATGAAAACAGCGCCAGATTGGATGCTGGGCATGATCAAGGAATATAACGGAAGTCCGTATGCAAGACTTGTTGAAATGGCAAAAATTGCGCAAAAAACAGGAGTTATAAAAGGCATTTTACTGCATCAGGGAGAATCTAATACAGGAGATACACTTTGGCCTAAAAAGGTAAAAATAGTATACGATAATTTAATGAAAGATCTGAACCTCAATCCTAAAAAAGTGCCATTGCTTTCTGGAGAGACCGTTCATGAAGAACAAAAAGGAAAATGTGCCAGCATGAACAAAATCATTGCAACATTGCCTCAGACCATTCCAACCTCTTATGTGATTTCATCAAAAGGCTGTGCAGTGGCTCCAGATTTCCTGCATTTTAGCGCAGCGGGATACAGAGATTTAGGGAAGCGTTATGCAGAAAGAATGCTTTCGTTATTAGGCTATAAATCAGATAGTCCAAAGGAGCCATTTATAGTTCAGGCACCATTTGGATTTGACCAGTTAAACCCGGCAGTTCCAGCAGGAAAAGTAGAAACGGTAAGCTATGATTCAAAGACAGTTGGAACAGTAAGAAAGGCAACAATTTATACACCACCCGGATTTGGCAAAAACAAAAAATATCCAGTTTTATACCTTTTGCACGGAATTGGCGGAGATGAAAAAGAATGGCTTAACGGTGGAAGTCCGCAGATTATATTAGACAATCTTTACGCAGAGGGAAAATTACAGCCTATGATTGTGGTAATGCCAAACGGAAGAGCCATGAAAGATGACAGCGCTACTGGAAACATAATGGCGCCAGACAAAGTGCAGGCATTTTCAGACTTTGAAAAAGATTTATTGAAGGATTTAATTCCTTTTATTGAAAAGAAATATAATGTTTACAAAGACAGAGAGCATCGCGCCATTGCAGGATTATCTATGGGTGGCGGACAGTCTCTCAATTTCGGATTAACCAATTTAGACAAATTTGCATGGGTAGGCGGATTTTCGTCGGCTCCAAATACAAAGAAAACTGAAGAATTAGTGCCTAATCCTGAAGAAACCAAAAAGAAGCTGAAACTGCTTTGGATTTCCTGCGGAGATAACGATTGGCTGCTTGAAAACAGCAAACGAACTCATGATTACTTATTTAAAAATAATGTACCGCACATTTATTATCTAGAGCCAGGAGTTCATGATTTCAAAGTATGGAAAAACAGTCTATATATGTTCTCACAGTTATTGTTCAAACCAGTTGACGAATCAAGTTTTGCAAAATATACGGTTTTAGGGACCACAGCTCAAACCAACATACGTAATGCAAAATATCCTCAGATCCTGCCTGACAACAGAGTAATTTTTAAAGTAAATGCGCCTGAAGCATCAAAAGTGCAGATCGATTTAGGAAGAAAGTACGATATGCAGAAAGACGGTCAGGGAGTTTGGAATCTTACAACCGATGTGATAAACGGAGGATTTAATTATTACTCCCTCTTGATTGACGGTGTGGCAGTTGCAGATCCGTCAAGCGAGACTTTTTACGGAATGGGACGTATGGCCAGCGGAATAGAAATTCCGAAAAGAGATGGTGATTTCTATGAATTGAAAACCGTTCCGCATGGTGAGATAAGAATAATGAAGTACTTTTCGAAAGGGACTAATTCATGGCGCGAGATGTATGTTTATACGCCGCCGGGATATGAAACTTCAACTGAAAAATTCCCTGTATTATACCTTTTGCATGGAGGTGGAGAAGATCAAAGAGGATGGAGCACACAAGGAAAAGCAAATTTGATTTTGGATAATTTAATTGCCGAAAACAAAGCAAAGAAAATGCTTATTGTAATGCTTGACGGCAATATGGGAAATGCAGGCGGTATTGCTGGTTTTGGCGAAGAAACATTAAAAGCATTTGAAAACGAACTGAAAAATGAAGCCATACCTTTTGTAGAAACTAATTTTAAAATTGCAGCAGGCAACAAAAATAGAGCCTTAGCAGGTTTATCAATGGGAGGGCTTCAGACACTTTACGCAGGAATAAAAAACTCAGATATGTTTTCAAGTCTGGGCATTTTCAGTTCAGGCTGGTGGGCAAACAATCCAAAATTATCAGATCCTCAATATGAGTTTATAAAAAAAAATGCCTCATCTATTAATGCTAATCTAAAAGACTTTTGGATCTCGATGGGAGGAAAAGAAGATATAGCATACGAGAACTGTAAAATTATGATGCAGAAATTCGACCAGCTAGGCATTAAATATAGCTACAGCGAGTATTCTGGCGGACATACATGGCCAGTATGGAGACATGATTTAATGATGTACTCACAGTTATTGTTTAAATAG
- a CDS encoding SGNH/GDSL hydrolase family protein, with the protein MIKRYLKYILLLQLFTLIIGCKPNQPLANSSEKAATENWVGSWACAPMLVEPNNMPPAPGLAENTLRQIIKVSIGGEHIRLRFSNVFSDQPTVLKKISIANVLDAPTIDKNTQKNLSFNGNQEVTLNPGQEVFSDELNFHLKTGQLLAITIYYGDASQKTTGHPGSRTTSYILSGDNLNNDVFSEAVKTDHWYSIVGVDVVASKETSNIVCLGNSITDGRGSGTNKQNRWTDILAARLAANKATQDIGVLNLGIGGNCVVKGGLGPTALDRFDRDVLSQRGTKWLVILEGINDIGGIKRAEDAPIKAQEIIDAYKIMIEKAHAKNIKVYGCTILPFQKSFYDAPFKQEARDVVNAWIRDNHFDAVIDFDKEMASETDAKTILANMHDGDFLHPNELGYQRMGEVIDLNLFKI; encoded by the coding sequence ATGATAAAAAGATATTTAAAATATATATTGCTTTTACAGCTTTTCACTTTAATAATAGGATGTAAGCCCAATCAGCCACTAGCAAATTCTTCCGAAAAAGCAGCCACTGAAAATTGGGTCGGATCATGGGCTTGTGCGCCAATGCTTGTAGAGCCAAACAATATGCCTCCAGCTCCAGGTTTGGCCGAAAATACACTTCGTCAAATTATAAAAGTTTCGATTGGAGGAGAGCATATTCGACTGCGTTTCTCAAATGTATTCAGCGATCAGCCTACAGTTTTAAAAAAGATAAGCATTGCCAATGTTCTTGATGCTCCCACGATTGACAAAAACACACAAAAAAATCTCAGCTTTAATGGAAATCAAGAAGTAACATTAAACCCAGGTCAGGAAGTATTTTCAGATGAGCTGAATTTTCATTTAAAAACAGGTCAACTGCTAGCCATAACCATTTATTATGGAGACGCATCGCAAAAAACAACCGGGCATCCTGGATCGAGAACAACGTCTTATATTTTGTCGGGAGACAATCTCAATAATGACGTTTTCTCTGAGGCTGTAAAAACAGATCATTGGTATTCTATAGTGGGCGTCGATGTCGTGGCATCAAAAGAAACATCAAATATTGTTTGTTTAGGAAACTCCATAACAGATGGCCGTGGATCTGGAACAAACAAACAAAATCGCTGGACAGATATTCTAGCGGCTAGATTGGCAGCCAATAAAGCAACTCAAGATATAGGAGTTTTAAATTTAGGCATAGGCGGAAATTGCGTTGTAAAAGGCGGACTAGGTCCAACAGCATTGGACCGTTTTGACCGTGATGTCCTTTCGCAGAGAGGCACAAAATGGCTCGTAATTTTAGAAGGAATAAATGATATTGGCGGAATTAAACGTGCAGAAGATGCACCTATAAAAGCACAGGAAATTATAGACGCTTACAAAATTATGATAGAAAAAGCACACGCCAAAAATATAAAAGTATATGGCTGTACAATTTTGCCTTTTCAAAAGTCGTTTTACGATGCACCTTTTAAACAGGAAGCAAGAGATGTTGTAAATGCATGGATACGAGACAACCATTTTGATGCAGTAATAGATTTTGATAAAGAAATGGCTTCGGAAACAGACGCTAAAACCATTTTGGCAAATATGCATGACGGTGATTTTTTGCATCCTAATGAATTGGGATATCAGAGAATGGGCGAAGTAATAGATTTGAATTTATTTAAAATTTAA
- a CDS encoding glycoside hydrolase family 43 protein — protein MSNKKKIFISAAVLFCSILTQAQESSIQKKKSSKDPIFSNATYVGDDQIYKNNPLKEDEFYSPILQGCYPDPAITRKGDDYYMVCSSFAMFPGVPIFHSKDLVNWTDLGGVLNKVSEFNPHDTGISAGVYAPGITYNPHNDTFYMIVTAFTGGLGNIIVKSKDPKKGWGSPIKLAFDGIDPSIFFDDNGKGYVVHNDAPDKGKELYQGHRVIKVWEYDLEKDQVIPGTDKIIVDGGVDLSKKPIWIEAPHLYKKDNHYYLMCAEGGTGGNHSEVVFISDSPKGPFKPASNNPILTQRYFPQNRPNKVDWAGHADVVLGPDNKYYGVFLGIRPNEKDRVNAGRETFMLPVDWSGTFPVFENGLVPMGPKLKMPNGVVNKTGKDGFFPNGNFTFTENFKSEKLDYRWIGLRGPREHFISIVKKGLQITPFAVNIKELKPTSTLFYRQQHNTFSFSTTLEYKPESEKDLAGIVCLQNEHYNYVFGVTKKGKDTYILLERTENGQSEIVSSAKIEIKGALRLQVKATGDNYQFSYALNGADFENLGNPVSGDILSTNVAGGFTGALVGLYATSSNNSHPK, from the coding sequence ATGAGTAATAAAAAAAAGATTTTTATATCAGCTGCTGTTCTGTTTTGCTCTATACTTACGCAGGCTCAGGAAAGCAGTATACAAAAAAAGAAAAGCAGTAAAGACCCAATTTTTTCAAATGCAACTTACGTGGGAGATGATCAGATTTATAAAAATAATCCGTTAAAAGAAGATGAGTTTTATTCTCCAATTCTGCAGGGATGTTATCCTGATCCAGCCATTACAAGAAAAGGTGATGATTATTACATGGTTTGCTCTTCATTTGCGATGTTCCCTGGGGTGCCCATTTTTCACTCTAAAGATTTAGTAAACTGGACCGATTTGGGTGGAGTATTAAATAAAGTTTCAGAGTTCAATCCTCATGATACGGGAATTAGCGCTGGGGTTTATGCTCCTGGCATTACATACAATCCTCACAATGATACTTTTTATATGATTGTTACTGCTTTTACAGGCGGTTTGGGGAATATCATTGTAAAAAGTAAAGATCCTAAAAAAGGATGGGGAAGTCCAATTAAATTAGCTTTTGATGGAATAGACCCTTCTATTTTTTTTGATGACAATGGAAAAGGGTATGTCGTGCATAACGATGCTCCTGATAAAGGAAAAGAATTGTACCAGGGACATCGCGTAATTAAAGTTTGGGAATATGATTTAGAAAAAGATCAGGTTATTCCGGGAACAGATAAAATTATTGTAGATGGCGGGGTTGATCTTTCTAAGAAACCAATTTGGATAGAAGCTCCACATTTGTATAAAAAAGACAATCATTATTATTTAATGTGTGCCGAAGGAGGTACAGGAGGAAATCATAGCGAAGTTGTTTTTATTAGTGACAGTCCAAAGGGGCCTTTCAAACCAGCAAGCAATAATCCAATCCTAACGCAGAGATATTTCCCTCAAAACAGACCCAACAAAGTTGATTGGGCAGGGCACGCAGATGTAGTGCTTGGTCCAGACAATAAATATTATGGCGTGTTTTTAGGAATTCGTCCAAACGAAAAAGATAGAGTAAACGCAGGGCGTGAAACTTTTATGCTGCCAGTAGACTGGTCAGGAACTTTTCCTGTTTTTGAGAATGGTTTAGTTCCAATGGGACCAAAACTTAAAATGCCAAACGGTGTTGTAAACAAAACAGGCAAGGATGGTTTTTTCCCTAATGGCAACTTTACATTCACTGAGAATTTCAAATCAGAAAAATTAGACTACAGATGGATTGGATTGCGAGGGCCAAGAGAGCATTTTATTTCTATTGTTAAAAAGGGTTTACAGATAACCCCATTTGCGGTAAATATTAAAGAATTAAAACCAACGTCGACATTATTTTACAGACAGCAGCATAATACTTTTTCTTTTTCAACTACTTTAGAGTATAAACCAGAATCAGAAAAAGATTTGGCAGGAATAGTGTGTCTTCAAAACGAACACTACAACTATGTTTTTGGTGTTACGAAGAAAGGAAAAGATACTTACATACTGTTGGAAAGAACAGAAAACGGACAATCGGAAATTGTATCAAGCGCAAAAATAGAAATTAAAGGAGCATTACGCTTGCAAGTTAAAGCGACAGGCGACAATTATCAGTTTAGCTATGCTTTGAATGGTGCTGATTTTGAAAATCTTGGCAATCCTGTTTCAGGAGATATTCTCTCAACAAATGTCGCTGGCGGATTTACAGGAGCTTTGGTAGGATTATATGCCACTTCATCTAATAATTCACATCCGAAATAA
- a CDS encoding RagB/SusD family nutrient uptake outer membrane protein, protein MKLYIFKNLIIGSTVLLSLAGCSDILEEKPHDFYEPGYFKTEQGVKQGLTSHYAHLRWIYGQAYFYNACQTGTDEATYAQSADGNFKDHDLSGVGIINPTSSRSDVLWNNSYYDINTASGIIENGAAVGVASSLIAESKFFRGFDYFLLVQTFGGIPLDLGAGELKFNSKPSRYSKRNTVPEVYTKAIFPDLVTAVKDLPDAPRLTGTVTKTVARLFLAKAYLTYAWWLENPNNIPTYPDAPRTDPDGHNAQWYFQKAYDLAVEGINNPGSYGLLDSYYDVNAGANDRNKEVMLFADHTQESEYYNGASLTYGSGGAPDNFSGWMVTWNYTAIRSKNGTAAVSSVQREANQFLGRPWTRMAPPIEVFTNTFADKTNDSRYDGTFTTVFRGNWNLQGTGLTGVATLTNANGLTIKPGDAVLSFLNDEPSTAITYPSGQGDSGVGAGVLPGRADYVISPKGISRIVYPGFWKLGPYRTDNAGGLGQPNAGSTRPFPVAKFSELYLVAAEAAVKGATGSWSARSLVNVLRARAGKWKWDNNGNTAKIQDNSAAMTNATPAVIDINYILAERSREFFGEGYRWYDLVRTQKWNEIAGKYSIGGSNYGQHTPEVVTRTIDAHHYLRPIPQGQIDGMEMSADEKAAYQNPGY, encoded by the coding sequence TAGCAGGCTGTTCCGATATATTGGAGGAAAAACCTCATGATTTTTATGAACCAGGTTATTTTAAAACCGAACAAGGCGTTAAACAGGGATTGACTTCCCACTATGCTCATTTGCGCTGGATTTACGGACAGGCTTATTTTTACAACGCTTGCCAAACAGGGACAGATGAAGCAACGTACGCACAGAGTGCAGACGGGAATTTTAAAGATCACGATTTATCTGGTGTGGGTATTATTAATCCAACTTCAAGCCGTTCAGATGTTTTATGGAATAACTCTTATTATGATATCAATACTGCTAGCGGTATTATCGAAAATGGTGCAGCCGTTGGAGTTGCTAGCAGTTTAATCGCAGAATCTAAATTTTTTAGAGGGTTTGACTATTTTCTTTTAGTGCAGACTTTTGGAGGCATCCCTTTGGATTTAGGCGCTGGGGAATTAAAGTTTAACAGCAAGCCTTCAAGATATTCAAAACGTAATACAGTTCCTGAGGTATATACAAAAGCCATTTTTCCAGATTTGGTTACAGCGGTTAAGGATCTTCCAGATGCGCCTAGATTGACTGGTACGGTAACTAAAACTGTAGCGCGATTATTTTTGGCAAAGGCATATCTTACTTATGCTTGGTGGTTAGAAAACCCAAATAATATTCCAACTTATCCAGATGCTCCAAGAACAGATCCAGATGGACATAATGCGCAATGGTATTTCCAGAAGGCTTATGATCTGGCTGTTGAAGGAATTAATAACCCAGGGTCTTACGGATTGCTTGATTCTTATTATGATGTTAATGCAGGAGCAAATGACAGAAATAAAGAAGTGATGCTTTTTGCAGATCATACGCAAGAAAGCGAGTATTACAATGGAGCTAGCCTTACGTACGGTAGCGGTGGTGCTCCAGATAACTTCTCAGGTTGGATGGTGACTTGGAACTATACTGCTATAAGAAGTAAAAACGGAACAGCGGCAGTTTCTTCAGTACAAAGAGAGGCAAATCAATTTTTAGGACGTCCATGGACAAGAATGGCTCCGCCTATTGAAGTTTTTACGAATACTTTTGCAGATAAAACAAATGATTCAAGATATGATGGAACTTTTACAACAGTATTCAGAGGGAATTGGAACCTTCAAGGGACAGGTCTTACTGGCGTGGCAACATTAACTAATGCAAATGGTCTGACAATTAAACCAGGCGACGCTGTTTTAAGCTTCCTTAATGATGAACCATCAACTGCAATCACTTATCCTTCTGGGCAAGGTGACAGCGGAGTAGGTGCAGGAGTATTGCCAGGAAGAGCAGATTATGTGATTTCTCCAAAAGGCATTAGCAGAATCGTATATCCAGGTTTCTGGAAACTTGGGCCATATAGAACAGACAATGCCGGAGGATTAGGACAGCCGAATGCCGGAAGCACAAGACCATTTCCAGTAGCAAAATTCTCTGAATTATATTTGGTTGCAGCCGAAGCAGCTGTTAAAGGAGCTACAGGATCTTGGAGTGCCAGATCGCTTGTAAATGTATTAAGAGCTAGAGCAGGAAAATGGAAATGGGATAATAATGGTAATACTGCTAAAATTCAGGATAATAGTGCTGCTATGACCAATGCGACTCCAGCCGTAATTGATATTAACTACATTCTTGCTGAACGTTCACGCGAATTTTTTGGCGAAGGTTACCGCTGGTATGACTTGGTAAGAACACAAAAATGGAATGAAATTGCAGGGAAATATTCTATAGGAGGATCCAACTACGGACAGCATACGCCAGAAGTAGTAACCAGAACAATTGATGCGCATCATTACCTAAGACCAATTCCGCAGGGACAAATCGATGGAATGGAAATGTCTGCTGATGAAAAAGCAGCTTACCAAAATCCGGGATATTAA